A stretch of DNA from Tautonia rosea:
GTTGGCTAATCCAGCTTGTAGGAGAGCATAGGGATCTCGAGGAATTTCCTTATTGGTTCCCAGAAGGGGAAATTTACGCGTTCGAAGAAGATGACAAGGTTTTCCTTACAGGATCGAGGTTAGAACGTTGTAGCGAAGCGATTGAGGTACAGGAAACCGCGTTGCAAATCGTCGATGAATATTCAGCCGTCATTTCTCTGTTATGGCCTGCGCATAAACGGCCAGAAATCGTGGCAATCATTCGAGAAACGGACGACGGCAAACGAAATCAATTTATCTTCACTCCATTCATTGAAAGCCGAGCCAAATTACACCACTTGGCGGTTCGAGGGGTTGGTCAAGCCGAGGAAACGCTTACACAGACCAGGGGTCAACAACTTATCAATGCTGCCAGTTCGAACCATCATCTAAGAACTGGTCTGCATCTTTGGGGTGACCAGATACGAACTTGGCCAAGGCTCTATCGAATCCTTGAGGAACTTGAGACTTATCTGGGACAGAAGATGGACCATATCGGATTTTGTTCAAAACAAGAGCGATCTCGATTTACTCACTCTGCAAATTGCGCCGAGACCGCAGGTAAAGACGCTCGCCATGCTGGGGGTAAGTTCGATCCTCCTGAGAAACCGATGGCTCTTGGAGAGGCAACCGAATTCATTCGGGCTCTCTTGGAGCAAACGCTCTCAAATGCCGCATCGACGGATCGAATAGACTGATTGCGATTCCTAGGAGGATTCGCGAGTCTTCCGCAGTCTACGAGAAAGGCCGACACCAAGACGGTGCAATGGTCTTGCAAAACGTTCCGTGCCGTGCGGTCGAGGATCGGGCGGGGATGGTATACTGTTGGTTTTGAAGGCGTCAGGGGGCCATCGGGGCGCCGGGGAAGGCTCGGCGGGGAACGGGAAACGGAATGGCAAAGCATATTTTCGTGACGGGCGGCGTGGTGAGCTCGCTGGGCAAGGGGTTGACGTGCGCGTCGATCGGGATGCTGCTGGAGCATCGGGGGCTGAGGGTTCGGTTGCAGAAGTTCGACCCGTACATCAATGTCGATCCGGGGACGATGAGCCCGTATCAGCACGGCGAGGTGTATGTGCTCGACGACGGGTCGGAGTGCGACCTGGACCTGGGGCATTATGAGCGGTTTACCGATGCGCCGTTGACCAAGGATTGCAACTACACGACGGGGAAGATTTATCTGTCGGTGATCCAGAAGGAGCGCGAGGGGAAGCACTACGAGGGGAACACTGTGCAGGTGATCCCGCACATCACCGACGAGATCAAGGCGGCGGTGCTGAGGCTGGCGGATGACGACGTGGACGTGGTGATCACGGAGATCGGCGGCACGGTGGGCGACATCGAGGGGTTGCCGTTTTTGGAGGCGATCCGGCAGTTTCCGCTGGACGTGGGGAAGGAAAATTGCCTGTTCATTCATTTGACGCTTGTGCCGTATTTGAAGGCCGCCGGAGAGCTGAAGACGAAGCCGACGCAGCACTCGGTGACGGCATTGCGGCAGATCGGCATTCAGCCGGACGTGCTCATTTGCAGAACCGAGCATTCGATGAGCGAGGACATGAAGCAGAAGATCGCGCTCTTCTGCAACGTCGAGCCGAAGGCGGTGATCGAGGAGCGCGACCGGGAGTTCAGCATCTATGAGGTGCCGTTGAGCCTGGTGGGCAACGGGCTGGACGACCTGATCGTCAAGAAGCTGAACCTGAAGGCGAATCCGCTGGAAATCGATGACTGGCGCGACCTGGTTGAGCGGATCAAGCACCCGGACGCCGAGGTGACGATCGCGGTGGTAGGGAAGTACATCAAGCATCGGGATTCATACAAGTCGGTGTATGAATCGCTCGATCATGCGGGGATCGCGCATCGGGCGCGGGTGGTGGTGCGTCGGATCGAGTCGGAGGAACTGAGCCAGGGGGACCCGGGGGCCTTGCTGGCGGGGGTTGATGGGATTCTGATTCCGGGCGGGTTCGGGATGAGAGGAGTGGAAGGGAAGGTTGAGGCGATCAAGTACGCAAGGAGCAAGAAGATTCCGTTTTTTGGGATTTGCCTGGGGATGCAGTGCGCGACGATCGAGTTTGCCCGCAACGTGCTGGGCCTGGAAGGGGCCAACAGCACCGAGTTCGACAAGATGACCCCGCATCCGGTGATTGCCCTGATGGAAGGTCAGCGCGTGGTGCGCGAGCGGGGCGGCACGATGCGGCTCGGGACGCAGAAATGCGTCTTGCGACCGGGGAGCATTGCCCATCGAGCCTACGGCACGGATGAGGTCTGGGAGCGGCACCGGCACCGCTACGAGTTCAACAACGGTTATCGGATGCACATGGAAGACACCGGGTTGATTCCGACCGGGACCAGCCCGGACGGGTCGCTGGTGGAGATCATCGAGATTCCGGACCACCCGTGGTTCCTCGCCGTGCAGTTCCACCCCGAGTTCCGCTCGAAGCCGACGCGATCGCACCCGTTGTTCCACGACTTCATCGCCGCGGCGCTGGCCAGGCGGGAATCAGGACGGGCGGAGGTGGAGGCGAGGACCTGATCGGTCCGGGAGCAACCGTTCCACCCGTTTTTTTTCTCTTTGGAGGGACGAGCAATGGCGAGCATTACCCACGACGCGCCCACGATTCTCTCCGATGAGGAACTGCACACCCCGGAGATGACGCTGCCGGACCTGTTTGAGGTCATTGACGGAGTGGTGGTGGAGGTTCCGCCGATGGGTCTCGACGAAGGATTGCTTGCAAACGAGCTCAAGCGATTTCTTGATGCGTTCCTCGCTCAGCATCAGGTGGGTCGAGCACTCACGGAAATCCTCTTTGATCTGAGTCCGGCGGTGAATCGGAGTCGTCGGCCTGATGCGGCCTTCATCAGTTTTGATCGATGGCCGAGGGGCAAGCGACTCGGACGAGGGATCGCGATGCCTGCGACCCCCGAAATCGCCGCCGAGGTCGTCAGCCCCGGAGACGGGGCGGCCGATCTGATGGACAAGCTCCACGAGTACTTCGCCGCCGGGGCGCAGCTCGTCTGGATCGTGTATCCGAGCGTGGAACAGATTTACGTTTACGATTCGGTCTCATCTGTTCGGATTCTCGGCCGCGCCGACCGGCTGGACGGGGGCGCGGTCTTGCCAGGGTTTGTGCTGCCGTTGGCCGAGCTGTTCGGCCCAGCGGCCGAGCCGGGAGCCTGAGGCACCTCGGACGGGACGGTCTTCGGCTTCGGTGGGCTCTTGGGATTGGCGGAGGGGACCGTTAAGGTAAAGGCCACGCATCGCGTCGTGCCACTTCGTTCGAGAGAGGTCCCTCTGATGATGGTTGCGAAACTTCGAAGGCTCATCGTTCCTGGTGCGCTCATGGCGGCAGCCCTGACGCTGGGCCTCGGCCCGGCTCAGGCCGACGAACCGAACGCGAAGCCGCCGAATGTGGTGATGATTATCTCGGATGATCATGCCTGGACCGATTACGGCTTCATGGGGCACCCGTACGTGCGGACCCCCAACCTGGATCGGCTGGCGGGCGAGAGCCTGACCTTCAGCCGGGGGTATGTGCCGTCGAGCCTCTGCTGCCCGAGCCTGGCGAGCATCATCACCGGCCTCTTTCCCCATCAGAACAAGATCACGAGCAACGATCCGCCGGTGCCGGAAGGGATGACCAACGCCCAGTTCTACCGATCGTCCTTCTTCAATGAGGGTCGCGAGGTGATGAACCGGCACATGGAAGCCGTTCCCACACTGCCGAGGATGCTGGCCGAGCGGGATTACCTGAGCCTTCAAACGGGCAAGTGGTGGCAAGGGCATTACTCTCGGGGGGGATTCACCCACGGCATGACCCAGGGGCAGCGGCACGGGGATGACGGGCTGGTGATCGGCCGGGAAACGATGGAGCCGATCGAGTCGTTCCTCGCCGAGGCGAAGGAACAGGACCGCCCCTTTTTCGTCTGGTACGCCCCATTTTTGCCTCACTCGCCGCACAACCCGCCCGAGCGGTTCCTGCAGCGCTACACGAACATCGCCCCGAGTCCCTCAATCGCCCGCTACTGGGCCATGATTGAATGGTTTGATGAGACGTGCGGCACGCTGCTCGACCTAATCGACGAGGAAGGGCTGGCCGAGGATACGATTGTGCTCTACGTCACGGACAACGGCTGGACCCAGGACCCTGAGGGGCCCGGCTTTATTCGGTCGAAGCGGTCGCCGTACGACACCGGCCTGCGTACGCCGATCATGGTCCGATGGCCGGGCCGGGTCGAACCGCGATGCTCGCACGAGCTGGCCAGCTCGGTGGACCTGGCCCCGACGATTCTCAAGGCCGTCGGCCTGGAGCCGACCGAGGCGATGCCGGGGATCAACCTGCTCGATTCGGAGGCCGTTGGCCGTCGTCAGACGATTTTTGGCTCGAACTATGAACACAATGCCATCGACCTGGAGGAGCCGGCCGCGAACCTGCGCGAGCGGTGGGTGATCGACGGCTCGTGGAAGCTGATCGTCCCGACCGATCTGAGCGATCTTGACGGTCCCGAGCTGTATCAACTCGACGCCGATCCGGCCGAACTGCGGAACCTGGCCGACGGGCAAACCGACCGTGTCGGGCAGATGATGGAGACGCTCAACGGGTGGTGGACCCCCCAGCCGTGACGGCCGATCGGGGCAATTGGGGTTTGCAGCGGGGGTCGCAATCCGTTATCGGTGGAGGTTCGGCTCTGCGTCCCGAGGCGCAGGGTACTCCGCGACTCGAACCACGGGAGCTTTGTCATGGCCCAGGCCCAAACCGGCAACACGGTCCGCATCCACTACACCGGCCGGCTGGCCGATGGCACCGTTTTTGACAGCTCGGACGGCCGGCAGCCGCTCGAATTCACGATCGGCGAAAGCCAGGTGATTCCCGGCTTCGAGGAGGCCGTCACCGGCATGGAGCCAGGGCAGGAGACCACGGTGACGATCCCCTCCGATCGGGCCTACGGCGCCCATCGGGAGGAGCTGGTCTTTGACGTTCCCCGCACCCAGTTCCCAGACGACCTCGACCCGCAGATCGGCCAGCAATTGCAAATGACCAACGGCAGCCAGACGGCCGTCGTCACCGTGTCGAGCCTCTCGGACGGCTCGGTCACGCTCGACGCCAACCACCCGCTTGCGGGCAAGGATTTGACGTTCGACATCGCCCTGGTTGAGATCTGCTGAGAATTCGGGCGGTTCGCGTTTGCCTGTCGCGGCCCCCTCTCCCGAGCCGGGGGAGAGGGTGGCCGATCACGGTTGCGCGTGCGCGCTCAGCCGGCCGACGAACGGGCGAACAGGTCTCGGAGGCGGATGCGGACGCGGGCGGAAACCTCGCCGTGGGTTTGGTGCTGAAGGTGAGCGAGCTGCTCCTCGAACGGGCCGAGGGTCCAGCAGGCATCGGCAGGAAGGTCCTCGATGGGGGGGCCGGTGTCGTCGTTCAGGGGGCAGATGTCGCGGAGCTCGATGAGGGAATCGCCGTCGTCGGCCTCGTCGAGCCAGCGGAGGGGGTAGCCCTGGGTCCGGCAGACGTAGGGGCGATGGTCGTAGATGCGGCACGCCCCCTGATCGTCGAGGAAGGCGCAGGCCCCTTCGGGATGGGGGGCCTCGGTCGCGAGCAAGCGGGCATGATGCCGACGGATCCGATCGGCCTCGACCGGGAAGACGGTCAGGTCGTCGACGCAGCACGAGGCACAGCCGAGGCGGCATTGGAGCCGGTCGCGGTGCAGGGCGTCGAGCGGGGCCGTGGCGCGATCGACGGCGCGGTGCAGAGCGGCGATCGGGTCGTCGGCGTCGTCGGTCGGATCGGGCACGCCAGGGGGCTCCGGGGGATTCCCTCGAAGGGGATGGATTATCCTTCGCGTTCGGCCATGATCATGCGGTGATGATGGGAGAGCAGGACATAGTTCGTGAACGCGAGATAGCCGAGCAGGAGGGTGAGGATGAGCCACTGCGCCCAGATGGCCGCGAGGGCCGCGCCGGTGCCCGCGGCGAGGAACGAGACGATGTGCGCCCGGCGGGCTCCGTTGCGAGGACTGACGCGATCGAAGAGCGTCATCATGAGCTGCCCACCGTCGAGCGGCCAGATGGGAATCAGGTTGAAGACGCTGTAAAGGATGTTCAACAGTAACAGGGTGGAAAGCGCCAGCTCGGCCTCGGGGCCGAGGGAGACGCCGGAGGTGACGAGGATCGCCCAGAGGATGACGGCCGCGATGGCGAGGAGGAACCCGGCGACCGGCCCCATCAAGGTGACAAGCAGGCGGGCGCCAAAGCCGCGTTGCTCACGATCTGAGGCGCAGACACCGCCGAAGCCGTGCAAGACGATCCAGGGTTGCTCGCCGCCAAGCTTCGCTGTCAGGCCGTGGCCGAGTTCGTGGACCAGGACCGAGAGGAAGACGCAGGCGGCGATGATCAGGGTGTTTTCGGGAGCGGTTTCCCCGCCGAATCGCATGCCGATGATGGCCGCAATGAGCCAGAAGAACGGCGAGACGCGGATCGGGATGCCGAAGAGCCGGAAGTTCAGGTCGAATCGGGTCGGGCTCGGGATGCCGAACATGAAGGGTTCCCTTTGTCGCCGAGGAGGAGCCGATCCGGTCAGCCCCGGGCGTGATGGTCGTCGGTCGGGCAGGTTTCTGGAGCAGCCGGCGAGGACTGGCCGGCCACGAGGGTTTCGATCAACCGGAATCGGCCGCCGGGCAAGGTGAAGCGGATGAGATCGGCCGGGGCGCCGGGGGCGAGGACCGGTTCGGGATGGCCGATCAACCGGGCCGGTCGAGTCGAGGCGCAGGCGATCGCCTCGATCGCCGAGAGGCCGGCGGCCTGCATCAGGCGGTCGATGCCGATGGGTAAGGGTCGATTCGCTCCGGCCAGGTACGGTGTTCCGGCCACGACGACCCGGCCCGACGCCTCGACGGCCCAGCGGCCGTAGGTGCCCGGCGGCAGGCCGGCCAGGGGGCTGGCGTCGCTGACCAGGATGATCCGCTCGGGAGTCTTGGCGCGAACGAGGACGCGGATCACGTCGTCGTCGAGGTGGTGGCCGTCGGCGATGAGCGAGGCGCAGAGGCGGTCCTCGGCGGCCTGGGTCCAGATCGGGTTCGGATGCCTCGGGAGCTGGGCGACGATGCCGTTGCCCAGGTGGGTGCTGAGGCGAGCCCCGGCATCGGCGGCGCGGCGGATTGTTTCGGGATCGGCGGCGGAGTGGCCGAGGGCCACCGTGACTCCCGAATCGGCGACCCGTTTGATCAGGTCAAGCGCGCCCGGCCGCTCCGGGGCGAGGGTGAGGAGGGTGACGCGGCCGCCGCTGGCCTCCTGGAGCTGCTGGAACAGGGGCCAATCGGGGTCGCGGATGGCCTCGATCGGGTGGGCGCCGCGGTAGCCGTCGTCGGGGGAGAGGAAGGGGCCTTCGAGGTGGATGCCGGCGACGCGGTGGGCGACCTGGGGGTCGGCCTCGCAGGCTTCGGCGATGGTGGCGACGCCGTGCCGCATGTCGTCGGCGGGGGCCGTGATGAGGGTCGGGCAGATGCGGGATGAGCCGTCGGCATCCTGCGCGAGGACGATCTCGTGGACCTGCGCGACGGTCAGGGTCGGGTCGGAGAACGAGACGCCGAGGCGGCCGTTGGTCTGAATATCCCAGAGGGCGGGGGCGATCCAGGGGTCGTCGGGGCCGATCGCCTCGGGACCGTCAGCGGCTTCGACCGAGGCGATCTTCGGGCCGTCGCAGGTCAGACGAACCCATTGGCCATCGTTGAGGTGACGAGCAACGATTGCAGGCACGGTCATTACTTCCCGTTCTCGATCAAGACGACGTTGTCGACGCGGCAGACGACATCCTGAAAGTCGTCGTTGGTCGAGTATTCCCAGCCGATCAGATAGCTGTTGGGGACCTTTTCGCCGGTCTCGGGATCGACGTAGGGGTAGATCATGGCCTTGTACGGTTGCTCGGCCAGGCGATCGTTGATGGCGCGGACCTCGGCGGGCTGGGTAAAGACACCGCCGTCGTTAAGTCCGTCGTTGGAGAGCCAGAAGCCGAAGACGCGGTCGCCGGGGTCGATCGAAACGGTTGAGCCGTCGAGGAGGGGAGGGGGGATGTTCTCCCAGCGTTCCAGGTCGCGGCCTTCGTGCTTGTACTCGTAGGCCCAGAGTTCCCGCTTGGTCGGCTGGCCGGGCTCGGCGCCGGGAACGTAGATGCCGCCTCGGTTGACGGTGACGAGACCGAGGGCAAGGATCGGCGTGTAGGAAACCGGGCCGTCGCCGGCCTTGCGGAAGAGACCGGGGGTGGCGTCGGGGGTCGTCTCGACGGGGTTGAGCAGGTCGTCGAACATATCGAGCCCGTAGATCCCCTTGAGAATCGCGACCCAGTCCGGCTCGTTCGGGCCGGGGGTGATCCGCGGCTGGTTGGGCGTCTGGGCGGCAGCCGAGGTGGCCAGGGCAAGGAGGACGATCAGGGCGGGGAAGGATCGACAGTGTGGGAGAAGCATCGCGGTCCCTCGACTCGATGGGGCGGCTCGTCAGGTTGGACCTGGATTCCGAGAGAGCCTCATCGTAGCACGTCGAAGCGATGTCGGGAACGGGCGCGAGGCGATCGGCTGCGGGGGATGGGGCAGGACGGAGGACCTTCGCCCCGAGTTCGTCAGGCGATTTCGGGGATCGTTCATGGAATGACGAGGAGGCCCTCACCCCGACCCTCTCCCCGCCGGGCGGGGAGAGGGAGGAAGATCGTGAGCCCTCGACCCCGCGAGCGGGGAAGCCGGTGGCCGAAGGCCGGGTGAGGGGGAGGGCGGAGCGATCGCAAAGCTCGGAGAAAACGCGCCGGACCCCTCACCCCGGCCCTCTCCCCGCCGGGCGGGGAGAGGGAGTCGAACAGTCTTGAGCACCACGGGGAGTCGATGTAGGGTCCGAGGTGCAGGGTCCGAGGTACAGGCCTTCGGATTCGGCGAGGGTCAGCTCGGCGAATCCTGCATCGACGGCAGTGGGGCATGGCCGAGGGGAGACGTGGGTCAACCGTTCAGGAACGCGGCCCGAGGGAGCATGCGGGCGGGCAGTTGCGGGAAGACCGGGAGCCGCTCGGGCCGGGTGAACTCGCCTTGGGCCGGGAAGGCGGGGCGAGGCCGCTGCATGGCGAAGAGATTCGGCCGGGGGGTATTCAGCGCGGCGGGCCGCTGCCAGGCCGAGGCCAACCGGGTCGGCCGTTCGACGTTGGTCATGGCCACCGGGTTGATGGGCATTGGCAGGGGTCGGGCCCGCCGGTGCGACTGGTGAATGTAAATGGTGAGGGGGTCGGAGACGGCAAATTCATTGACGTCGAGCCGGATCGTTCCGGTGGTCGGAGCGATGATCGCCTCGCCGGTCTGGGTGAAGGTGCCGGTGGTGGGGAGGATCTGGCCGACGCCGTTGGAGAAGGTGCCGGTCCGGCTGCTTTCGTCGCCCGTGCCATTGGAGAAGGTGCCGGTCCGGCTGCTTTCGTCGCCCGTGCCGTTGGAGAGCGATCCGGTGCGGCTGCTCTCGTCGGCCGTGCCGTTGGAGAGCGATCCGGAGAGATCGGACGTTGAGACGGTGCCGGTTACCTCGGTTTCGAAGACGTTGAACTCGACCGGTCCGTCCGACTCGAACTCACCGGCACCGACGCCGACCACATCAATGTCGATTTCGAGGGTGCCGAAAATCTCGTCGGTAATCCCTTCGGTTTCGGCCACGGTGCCGTCGAGGTCGGACTCGAACCCGTTGATGGACACATCGCCTTGCAGGTTGGAGATGGTGCCGGCATTGATGCTCAGATCACCCTGAAGGTTGGAGATGGTGCCGGGGTTGATGCTCAGATCACCCTGCAGATTGGAGATGGTGCCGGGGTTGATGCTCAGGTCGCCTTGCAGATTCTCAAGGGTGGTGCCGTTGATCGCGAGGTCGCCGGTCAGGCCGGTCAAGGTGGTGGCGTCGATCGTCTGGGTTCCGTCGAGGAACCCGGTCGCCTGCTGACGGACGATGATCGAGTTCATGTCGGCGCGCATGGTCGACGGCAACTCGAAGGTGGCGCGATAGCGGCCGAGGATGTTGGTTGTGGTGGAGGTCAACGGCTGGCCGTTATTCAGGATATTCCCCTGGGCATCGAGGCCGAAGACTTCGACGACGGTGTCGAAGTTGCTCGAAGAGGGCTGCGCGGTGCCGACGACCGTGATCGGTGTCGGTTGCGTGATGACGACCCGCCCATGACCGACCCGGACGAAGGGGGAATCGGCCACGACCTCGACGGTGGGCTTGGCGTTGATCAGAACACTCATCAAGGCCCGCGTTTCAAGGAATTCCGGCAACCCTGACTCAAAGCGGCGAGACTGGCGCGATCGGCGCGGCATCGTGCAATCACTCCCTGACGTCAAAAGCAGTACGCCAACCTCCTCTGGCGTTGGTCAAGCGGAGTCTTCACCGAGAAAGACTTCGCGTCCTGATCGATCACAGCGTTGTATCGGAGTATCGGATCGAGTTCTGGACGCGATCGATCCCAAAAGGAATCCGAGCGTGGAATTCCCATTGACTGATCCGACCAGGACGCACAATCGGTCGGCCAGTCGGTAATGATGAGGCGATTGCTCCCGGAATCCAAGGGCCGAGACCAGAGTCCGGCCCTTGGATTCCGGGGGGGCCCAGTCAGCGGTGAAGCATGGAATCGAGGGAGGGGATGACGTAGGTTCCCAGCTTCATCTGATCGAAGATGGCGGGCTCGGAAGCGTAATCGCGGGCCGTTTCGAGGGAGATCAAATCCTTCTTGTAGAGGTCGAAGAGGTACTTCTCAAAGATGAACGAGGCCGAGGCATCTTGTTGCATGCCGATCTTAATGCCGATGGTGTTGCCTTCGAGGATGGCGTCGGTCACGGCCTTGGTGTCGTTGAAGAGGAATTCGAGCGCCGGGAGGCGTCCGCCGCCGGTTTTTGGTACGAGACGCTGGCAGATGACGCACTTCAGGGCGTCACGGAGTTGGAGCTTGACCAGGTCACGCTCGACCGGATCGAAGAAGCTGACGATCCGGTTGACGACCTCGTAGGCGGTTCCGGAGTGGAGGGTGCTGATGACGAGGTGGCCGGTGGCGGCGGCGTTGATGGCCGAGCGGATGGTGTCGGGATCGCGCATCTCGCCGATGACGATCACATCGGGGTCGTGGCGCAAGGCGCCGCGAACCGCGTCGTGGAAGGAGCCGATGTCTTCTCCGACGTCGCGCTGAGAGACGACCGACTTCTTGCTTTTGTGAACGTACTCGACGGGCTCCTCGATACAGAGGATATGCAAGGATTTGTTTGAATTGATCCAGTCGACGAGCGAGGCGACGCTGGTCGACTTGCCGCTCCCTGTCATTCCGGTCACGAGGACGAGGCCGAAGTGAAGGGCACCGAGGCGTTCCATGGCCGATCGGGGGATGTTCAAGTCCTCGAACGAAGGGATCGTCTCGGGCAGGAAGCGCATGGTGCAGTGGGGCACGCTGGCCTTAACGAAGGCGGAGACGCGAGCGTAGCCCAGCCCGACCTGGTGATAGATGAAGCTGCACTGCTGCCGCTCCAGAAATTCTCGGGCGTGCTTTTCGGGGGCGATGTCGTTGATGAAGGAATGGATCTGTTCGGAGGAGAGGGTGTCGAACGCCTGGACGCGTCGGAGGATGTTGTCGACGCGGAAGACGGGTGGTGCCCCCGGGTAAAGGTGTACGTCGCTGGACTTGAACTTGATCATCGCCTTGAAGATGTTTTCAGGGCTTAGCGGCGTGGTGCGGTACTCCTCGCCGTGAACGCGCCAGACCTCGGGCAGGGGGAAGGCGCGTGAGAGCAGGTCGCAGGCATCGTGCAGTTGCTGAACCTTCTCGTCGGAGGAGGCTGAGCAGTGGAGGATCAGGGCTTCTTCGAGCTCTGACAGCTCGCAGGCGACGGAGCACTCGCTGGCGAACCCGGCGAGTGCTCGTTTCAGATCAGCGCCGGGCTCGGGGAACCGGACGGTGAAGTCGTGGAAGTCACCTTCGAAGTTCGGCCTCCAGGCCGCGATCTCGACGCCTCGGGCGCGGACGACCATCCGCCTGGGGGGGCCGTGGATTGCCCGTAATTGCTCGTCGGCCATCTGGACGATCGACCAGAAACTTTTTTGATGGCCAATACCGAGCACAACCTCTTTCATGGCTGCACTCCTGAATACGTTGACGCGGTGGAGAGCGATTCCGAACCGGAAGGTAGCTCGCGAGGAGGTAGCCAGACGGCCCGGTCGTCATAAGCAAGCTGACGCCGACGTGTCATTCAAGGATACACGACGCGCGAGGCGGACGATATGGTTGGCCCGAACACCTCTGGAATTCAGAGGGGGTGTGCGTCGGGGTGTTGGGGCGGGGAGCGGGTTCGGATACGGTGGAGGGCTCGACCGAGCGACGAGCGAGCACTCGCCCCGAGGCCCCAGGACCCGCCGCCATGTCTCATGCTGCCCGCCGGACCGCAACCGAGATGCAACTGGTGAACGGCTCGACCGGCGACCCGCTGCTGTTCGTCGATTATCCGGGTCGTGACGACGCCTTGCTGTTCGATGCCGGAGAAAACGGCAACCTGAGCGCCGGGAGACTGACCGACCTGGCCGCCGTGTTTCTCAGTCATCATCACGTCGATCACCTGGTCGGGTTCGATCGGATCGTTCGGGCGAACCTTGACCGGGACAAGGATTTGCATGTGGTTGGGCCGGAGGGAACGATTGATCGGATCTCGGCGCGGGTGCGGACGTATGACTATCCGTTTTTTCCCTTCCAGAAACTCCGCCTACATCTGACCGAGGTGCGGGCCGATCAGTTGCGATCGGCGGTGCTGGAGTGGGGGGAGAAGTTGCCCGAGCCGATCGTTACGGAACGCGCG
This window harbors:
- a CDS encoding CTP synthase encodes the protein MAKHIFVTGGVVSSLGKGLTCASIGMLLEHRGLRVRLQKFDPYINVDPGTMSPYQHGEVYVLDDGSECDLDLGHYERFTDAPLTKDCNYTTGKIYLSVIQKEREGKHYEGNTVQVIPHITDEIKAAVLRLADDDVDVVITEIGGTVGDIEGLPFLEAIRQFPLDVGKENCLFIHLTLVPYLKAAGELKTKPTQHSVTALRQIGIQPDVLICRTEHSMSEDMKQKIALFCNVEPKAVIEERDREFSIYEVPLSLVGNGLDDLIVKKLNLKANPLEIDDWRDLVERIKHPDAEVTIAVVGKYIKHRDSYKSVYESLDHAGIAHRARVVVRRIESEELSQGDPGALLAGVDGILIPGGFGMRGVEGKVEAIKYARSKKIPFFGICLGMQCATIEFARNVLGLEGANSTEFDKMTPHPVIALMEGQRVVRERGGTMRLGTQKCVLRPGSIAHRAYGTDEVWERHRHRYEFNNGYRMHMEDTGLIPTGTSPDGSLVEIIEIPDHPWFLAVQFHPEFRSKPTRSHPLFHDFIAAALARRESGRAEVEART
- a CDS encoding Uma2 family endonuclease, with amino-acid sequence MASITHDAPTILSDEELHTPEMTLPDLFEVIDGVVVEVPPMGLDEGLLANELKRFLDAFLAQHQVGRALTEILFDLSPAVNRSRRPDAAFISFDRWPRGKRLGRGIAMPATPEIAAEVVSPGDGAADLMDKLHEYFAAGAQLVWIVYPSVEQIYVYDSVSSVRILGRADRLDGGAVLPGFVLPLAELFGPAAEPGA
- a CDS encoding sulfatase family protein produces the protein MMVAKLRRLIVPGALMAAALTLGLGPAQADEPNAKPPNVVMIISDDHAWTDYGFMGHPYVRTPNLDRLAGESLTFSRGYVPSSLCCPSLASIITGLFPHQNKITSNDPPVPEGMTNAQFYRSSFFNEGREVMNRHMEAVPTLPRMLAERDYLSLQTGKWWQGHYSRGGFTHGMTQGQRHGDDGLVIGRETMEPIESFLAEAKEQDRPFFVWYAPFLPHSPHNPPERFLQRYTNIAPSPSIARYWAMIEWFDETCGTLLDLIDEEGLAEDTIVLYVTDNGWTQDPEGPGFIRSKRSPYDTGLRTPIMVRWPGRVEPRCSHELASSVDLAPTILKAVGLEPTEAMPGINLLDSEAVGRRQTIFGSNYEHNAIDLEEPAANLRERWVIDGSWKLIVPTDLSDLDGPELYQLDADPAELRNLADGQTDRVGQMMETLNGWWTPQP
- a CDS encoding FKBP-type peptidyl-prolyl cis-trans isomerase, with amino-acid sequence MAQAQTGNTVRIHYTGRLADGTVFDSSDGRQPLEFTIGESQVIPGFEEAVTGMEPGQETTVTIPSDRAYGAHREELVFDVPRTQFPDDLDPQIGQQLQMTNGSQTAVVTVSSLSDGSVTLDANHPLAGKDLTFDIALVEIC
- a CDS encoding YkgJ family cysteine cluster protein encodes the protein MPDPTDDADDPIAALHRAVDRATAPLDALHRDRLQCRLGCASCCVDDLTVFPVEADRIRRHHARLLATEAPHPEGACAFLDDQGACRIYDHRPYVCRTQGYPLRWLDEADDGDSLIELRDICPLNDDTGPPIEDLPADACWTLGPFEEQLAHLQHQTHGEVSARVRIRLRDLFARSSAG
- a CDS encoding metalloprotease, whose amino-acid sequence is MFGIPSPTRFDLNFRLFGIPIRVSPFFWLIAAIIGMRFGGETAPENTLIIAACVFLSVLVHELGHGLTAKLGGEQPWIVLHGFGGVCASDREQRGFGARLLVTLMGPVAGFLLAIAAVILWAILVTSGVSLGPEAELALSTLLLLNILYSVFNLIPIWPLDGGQLMMTLFDRVSPRNGARRAHIVSFLAAGTGAALAAIWAQWLILTLLLGYLAFTNYVLLSHHHRMIMAEREG
- a CDS encoding N-acetylglucosamine-6-phosphate deacetylase, which produces MTVPAIVARHLNDGQWVRLTCDGPKIASVEAADGPEAIGPDDPWIAPALWDIQTNGRLGVSFSDPTLTVAQVHEIVLAQDADGSSRICPTLITAPADDMRHGVATIAEACEADPQVAHRVAGIHLEGPFLSPDDGYRGAHPIEAIRDPDWPLFQQLQEASGGRVTLLTLAPERPGALDLIKRVADSGVTVALGHSAADPETIRRAADAGARLSTHLGNGIVAQLPRHPNPIWTQAAEDRLCASLIADGHHLDDDVIRVLVRAKTPERIILVSDASPLAGLPPGTYGRWAVEASGRVVVAGTPYLAGANRPLPIGIDRLMQAAGLSAIEAIACASTRPARLIGHPEPVLAPGAPADLIRFTLPGGRFRLIETLVAGQSSPAAPETCPTDDHHARG
- a CDS encoding type IV pilus twitching motility protein PilT, encoding MKEVVLGIGHQKSFWSIVQMADEQLRAIHGPPRRMVVRARGVEIAAWRPNFEGDFHDFTVRFPEPGADLKRALAGFASECSVACELSELEEALILHCSASSDEKVQQLHDACDLLSRAFPLPEVWRVHGEEYRTTPLSPENIFKAMIKFKSSDVHLYPGAPPVFRVDNILRRVQAFDTLSSEQIHSFINDIAPEKHAREFLERQQCSFIYHQVGLGYARVSAFVKASVPHCTMRFLPETIPSFEDLNIPRSAMERLGALHFGLVLVTGMTGSGKSTSVASLVDWINSNKSLHILCIEEPVEYVHKSKKSVVSQRDVGEDIGSFHDAVRGALRHDPDVIVIGEMRDPDTIRSAINAAATGHLVISTLHSGTAYEVVNRIVSFFDPVERDLVKLQLRDALKCVICQRLVPKTGGGRLPALEFLFNDTKAVTDAILEGNTIGIKIGMQQDASASFIFEKYLFDLYKKDLISLETARDYASEPAIFDQMKLGTYVIPSLDSMLHR